CTTAGAGAAGAATGGGATTGTTTGGAGGACTTGGGTATTTGGTCACTATTCTTCATAAATATGGTTGTATCATCTGCCAGTTGGCTGATTGTCAATTGTTTACCTAACACTGTCAACTTCtcaaagtctgtgttttttaagaACATTTAAGAATTGAGAGCATTTCTGCTGCTGCGATAAATAAATGAGGAGAAACTGGATATCCTTGCTTTATTCCTTTATTAATTGAAAATCTAGGGCACGTCCCTTGTGGTAATAAAATTGGGCTATTAGCATCTTTATAGAATAGTTTAACCATACTAATGAATTTTTCTCCAAAACCAAGAAGTTCTAAGGCACCAAAGATAAAATTATGCTCAACTGTGTCGAAGGCTTTAAAAAAAttgacaaataaaatgaaatcttCATCTTCAATTAAATGATTGTATTCCAGTAAGTCAAGGACGAGCCGAACATTATTATGAATTGATCACCCATTTATAAATCCTGATTGTGTATGTGATATCATTTGTGTAATCCCAGATTTAAGCCTATTTGCATAGATGTGagttaaaattttaaaatcattATTGAGCAGGGTTACGGGTCTGAGATTGTCAATTAGTTTGGGATCTTTGCCAGGTTTAGGGATGAGTGATTATTCCTTGTTTCATAGTAGTTGGAAGAGTTTGGGATTTATAAATTTCTTTTAACACGTTAAACATAAGGTCTTTAATGTACTGCCAGAAATGTctataaaaaatgctttttatcTAAAGCTAAGCTCTTCATGGCTTTTTCCACTTCACCCATTTTGATGTCTCTCTCACAGATGCTTTTAAAGCTTTCATCAATTCTGGGGATCCATTCCTTAACATGCTCAAAGAAAGTTTCAGCCTCCGAGGATGAGTAAGAGGAGGAGTATAACGTACTGTAGAATTGGAGGATTTCCTTTGAGATTAATTTAGGGTCGGTACATTCTTGATTATCTATCAgtagtgtttttattgtattccgctcttgtctcttttttcccaGTCTACAAAAGTACGctgagctcctctctccctcctctatCCACTTTGCCCTTGACCTAATATATGCACCTTTGGCTTTAGAGAtgtaaatattatattataaattgAGATTTGGCGTATTTTATATTTCAGGTATTCCCATTTGTCTTTATAAGATGTAAAGTTAGAATCTTTAGTTATATAATCAATTGTTCTAATTATTTCTTGACAGAAACGTTCGTTATTTAGAAGAGTAGAATTAAATTTCCAATaaccttttttaaaacaagtgtTCGTAGATACAAAATTAAGTTTGACCATGCAATAATCAGTTAGGGGTGCGGCAGAGATTGTGGAAGTCAATTGTAGTCCAGGCCTATTATCAGAGACCAACCAAAAGTCAATTCTTGATTTGGCTGAGCCATCAGGTTTAAACCATGTGTAGCGgtaggatgcactcatgtatcctcgctcatggctcctccgagagccctcctcgctcctcagagccgcaatttgcGCTTTGGACGgccggcaagatggcggaccagaagtacttccggttcgaaCGAGGATCGAGGAGCTAGGaaacgtgtctgtgtgtgggctgCCACATTTTTTTAGGTGCAGCTCCGCAAAAAACGCCTCCTGTCCCAGAAAACAAACTCTAAAGCTCATGTTGTTTGATTCACAGGCCAAGGACAGCCAGGTGTTCAGACTGAGCAGTCGCAGGTCAGGACATGTGGACAAGCTGTTTTATGTGTTACAAAGATGTACAAAGTCCCCCTTTAGTAACTCAGACTGCTGGGTGTCCATCCAGCCACCACATTCCCGCCCCCTGCACAATATTCTTGAATTCAAGAAGTGTTACTGACCAGCGGAAGAGGTCCAGTCCGTCCTGAGGATGATAATCGAGCAGCTGGTCAAACTGGTGACGAGCCGCAAAGTCCGTACTTCAGATTTCAGCCGCTCTACAGACACTCAGACGATCACAGAGCTTGTCTAGCAGACGCAAGAGGCATCACGTAGCTTTATTTTTGCTGACCAGCTGTTGGTCTGAACTGGGGGTTTTGTGTCGAACCGGGCTGCCTCTTTAATGGAgctctgagagcattttctctGGCCATTGGACCAATGCTGTCAACAAATTTATTGGTTAAATAAATTGTTTGCAATTAACTCCCTTTAATTAATAGTATGTATATTGTCCCTTGAAGTgaccttcaattatgttttaactagttaaaacacgggagagatatcttgaactgaaattgtgactactgaatgtttaatatagatcagtgtttctcaatcctggtcctggagtaccagtaccagcagccccctcgtgcccCCCTTTATACTAGCTCTCGTCCATCCACTTTGGCCTCAGCCCTGATTaggtttttcttctttgccCGTGTGAGTGAGTTTTAGCAATTCTTTTTAGAATaacaaatgttaaataaaaattgTATTGTTAAATTAGAACCACATCTCTTGCCTCCTGAGTAGCAACAAACCTGTGTGCCTTTTGTGTCTAAAGAGTACTTCCTGGGGTgaaattccccaggtggcgttgttgaGCTCCCTTTCTTTTGTCGCAACCCCTTCCTCGCCACACATTAACAAATAACAGTTAAATATTTAGACAATACTTTCACatcttcacaaaaaaaaatgtaagccTGAAATAAATGGAACATGTCAATATTAGGGCAATGCTACGTACACTGGGCCTTTAAGAGTTGATCAAATCCAATATGGTTATGGTTTTTCAACCCAGGTgccattaaaatgctgttttccatCACTTGTGCTTGAATCCAGTACAATTTCACCAGTATCACTCAAAAAGTACCACAAAACACCAAACTAATTGCATACATCTTATATGAGCAAAAATAAGTCTCCAAAATGGGAAGCTCACAAATCTGTCAAAGCCAGAACCTGTTCTACAAGTACAACATGATGTGAACAAATCTGTTAATATTCTCTTCAGAAAACTGAGGAGAGACTAAAAAGTGTTTTCCTATACTTTTTAGGGTTTCACCTGGAATGTCTCTAATGCTTCTAACCACTGAACAGCCAAAGTCAAACAATACCGGGATGTAAGACAGTATCTCAATAGTTGTGTTCATGAGTCAGAGCAGATTTATTGTTTAAGGTTGTGTTTGAGAGCATGTGAAGAGAATCCATTTGTCTGCCATATACCAAATTATGAGTTATGTGTCCCACACCTACAATCAgccttgaaaaaacaaaaaaaaaagaatctgtaATTAAATCTCTGTAagcaaatgcatgttttcaagCTGATACATCACAGATCCGTACACTTCCTAACACAGAGACATACTGACTTTCATGCACACTCAGGATATTCAAGCATGACTGAGGAAAAAATCCACAATAATGCACTGCCAAGCAAGACCATACAACTATTTGACTATGATTATCAGAAGAAATTCATTCACTAATCTGTTTGGTAAAACTACAGTCTGCAATGTCTGCATCCACAGTCCTGTCAGGCAGGACGTCCCAAGAGATCATGTGATCAGGTGTTGATTACCAGTTTCACACATGTACCAGATGATCAGTGGATGCATCCATAGACGTATCAGTCATTCAGGTGCGACAAAAGCCATGTGGTGGTCCAGGCTTTGCAGTTGAGCCAAATCTAAAAAAGCCACATATGGAGGTCCAGTGGACCTCTGATCTGACTAATCACATGCTAGTGGCAAAATCATGACTTTCCAGCCAAAAATAGTAAGAAAAGCAATCACATCCTTTCAATTATGCAAAGACAGCTAATTTGTGAATTTCGATCGGCTGTTCCCATAAAGTGTGGGGTTAAGGCTGCCAGGGGGCGCTGTCATATCTAACCTGGAAAGCTACGCACACTTTCACTACAGCATTTTACAGTTGCTTTGGCTCTAATTCACCACAATTTGCAAAACTCTAAATGCTACATACAGTACGTCCTCAACATCTGAcatagcaaaaacaaaagatacaGACCAACCATACGTATAAAAAATTACATCATACATCTCACACTGAGTTTATCTGAGCTACATTACAGATGATATGTTTATGACTAAATTTGAATCACTGTTGATTTGAAAATAACTTGGCGATTATCCAAACATTCTGTTAACCAGTAACTAATTCTCATCGAAACTCAAACAGCAGAGGTCATTTCATCAAGCAGCAATAAgcaacaaaatgttaaacttaTGCAGAAGCATTCGGAGTGATGTAGAATAAGACTTAAATGTTGACTGTATTGATTAAATATGCTGTATTACTGTCAATATACATTAATGAAGTCTAGTCTTTTTACACTGCATCAGTTCATTGATATTTAGTCAATATATCAAACCTTAGATATTTACAATATCTGTAAATTTACTGTAATCATCTAAAATACAGTAAGCAGCAGTAAtacagaaatgctgcagagcAGATATTAAACCAAACATTATTATAACAGACTATGCAACATGCAACAGGAATCAAAAGGagagaaatgacatttctttctcccttttcccaCCACTGTGGCAATAGTAGAGAAAAGTAATTAGCAGTTATGCTGCCATGCAGTTCACCAGGCTGATGGTAttaaaataaggaaaaatgCTTACAAACGCATGTTGCATTGATTCAGTGATCAATCTGCTTAGTAAAAAGCATTGAAACTTGTGCTGACATGTGGTGTCAGTATTCTGAGGACTAAAAACATGATGTAGTATTTTGCAGCGGTATGTATGGctacattttctgtttaaagGGACAAATTAAAAAAGTCAGATTGGCTCTTTGCATTGACAGTATTACACACTGAAACTCATTTGTGAAGACTGCTCCAAAGCAAATGTAAAATACTGCAATAACCACTGAAAGCTTGTCAGCCCGTATGTGAAGTGAGGATTTCAAAGCAAAAGCTTTAGCCTataaatgctcagaatctcCACAGCAGACCTGAGTGGTAATATCAGCATTAAACAACTCATGTTTTCTATTTCTctgtaaacatgtttcagtTGTCTGACTGCGTCTTGTCACATATTGGATATCCATCACTAGCTATGAATGTGACCACCTGAATGACATGCCTGTCCACAGAAGGCAAAAATAGAGGTGAAAAATGGACACCTGAAATAAGTGGATCCCTGACTACAATGTAGGAAAATATATCAATCATGTTCAACTTTCAATAATTTGTGTAAATCAAAATCAGCATCCCACCCTTTCAATTAGCCATTATCCAGCTTACACTGACATGTTGCACAATCTAAGAAAAACATGTGCTCTCCTGAATTGCTCGGTTCACCCTGCGAGCCATTAAAGGTTCATGTCCTCTTCCCCAGGAAGCTAGAGGAGATAGTTACTGTGCGTCGAGCTCTCTGGCAACATATTGAGATCACTCAAGTCCTTGTCCGCAGCTGCTTGTTGGCGTCCCTGCTCAGGGACAGATGtataaagagaaacagagagggaggtggacATGAGGTCCAGAGGACTGTCAgcctgctctctttcttctgtGTCTGGTGAGGGGGCAAACAGTGGGGATGGGGGTGATGTTCCATCATCTATGCTGTGTAAAGACACCACCTTTGGTGGGTTGCTGTGTGTCTCAGTGGTTCTTTTGTTGTtatccttctctctgtcttcctcacGTCTAgtcttgttctgctgctggctgctgctgagcacTTTCAGTTGATTTAAGTATAAGCTGGGGTAGGAGCCTGACTCTGTCATGGTCTGGAGGAGTTTGTCGAGGCCGTATGAGCCTTCGTTGCACCTGTTCTGGCCGGCCTGGGCTACCTGGCACAGGAGATGGGTGTGCTGCCGGAGTTGGGcaatttctctctctgtggcagCGTTCTGTTTCAGCAGCTCCTTGGTGCGCAGTGCTATGGCCAGCAGGCCAGACTGGTTCAGGATCTCTGCTGTATTGAGGAAACGGCGGTGGCGCGTGGACGAGCTGTCCGGAGCCGGACAATAGGGGCTGTGAgttgtggaggaagagggagatgaagaaggaagagaggaggatgagggagagtCAGAGGAAGAAGGGGGTGAGGGTGTCTGGGAACTGGAGACGGAGGGTGAGCCCACGCTGTCAGAACCTGAGCTTCGTTGGCAGTGGTGGGACTTGTGAtgagtggtggaggaggcgtgGCTGGACGGCAGGCAGTGAGATGAGCTGGGGAAAGAGCTGTGCCCCCCTCTGCCCTTGCACTGGTGTTGGGAATGGACTCTTCCCTctttctgatgctgctgctggggctTCAGGACGTGGCTGGTGGTAGATACGGcctcccttttctcttcctcaaTGCACACTCTCTTGCTCTGGCTATGGCCTTCACTGCCACTCTCCTTCACCCCCTCCAGCCAGGTAGCAGCCTTGCCCTcgtggctctccttcctggGGTGTGGGGCGATGCGAGGGTAAGAATTCAGGATGGGCAGGTATGAGTTCTTGCTGCTGTGGTTCTTGCTGCTGTGGTTCTGGTTGCTGCGGCTCCCTCCTTTCTTAACCTGACCTTGTGGTGCAACTAGAGCAGATGAAGAACTtagggtggaggaggaaggggcAGACATTGCTGCCTGTTGGATCAGCAAGAGCTGGGTGGGCGCTTTGGCATTGGTAAGGCTGTGCCAACCTCCGTCCCACGCCAGAGGGCCTTGCAGAAGCTGCTCCGGTCTAGACTGTACCACAAGGAGGTTGTGAGCAGGGTTTTGTGTGACCAGCAAATGGACCAGACCAAATCAGggtaaagaaaaaagaggaagacagggaGGAGGTTAAAGTCACAAAGAGATAAGTGGTAAGACACAAAAATAACCAAGAccatttttaatttcagcaaTCATTCTAACAAATGACATTGACCCCCTTTACGCTTTGCATTAAAATTTATTTTGGGTGCTTGGACAATCATATAGTGCTCAACCACATGAAAGTACGGTGTGAATGCACCCAAGATGCACTAAGGAAGGGCTGTGATCTGATTGGCCAAACCATACTAGATACAATCTAGATACGGGATGAATTTTAATGCAAGATATAAAGGGGTAATTGGTTTATCCCAACTATTAACAACAATGTTGTTTTGCCACTGTTGATATGCCTTTCTAATGTACTGGGGACAGACTGTCACATGAGCATCAGTATAATGTAGCAAGCATCTCTGCAGTACAAGCTAAATATATATTTCAATCAGCtcatcaatattttttatatcaaAAATGGATCAAATGTGAAAGATGCAGCTCGTACCGACCAACCCACTGAGAATTATCACTGATTCTGCAGTTACAGAGCTCGACGGAGCATATTTCAGCTCACTGATCtggttttacagcctgcagctgtcttgttttggttcactctcactgttgTCATCAGCATCGTTTCCAGTGGCAGCTACCTGTTTTTAGTGAAAAGCTCTGACAAACCCTCTGTACACTACCCATACtaagatgaagaaaacataCAAGTCAGATTCCAAAAACGTTTGCTGTGGAAAACAGGATGTGATTATTTGCTACTCCTTTTTGACACATGTGGACACATGGAATCAGGGTCACAGCAGAGTGCCAGATATTTGTCTCAGGGGTCGATACAGaccaaaatggagctaaaagCAGACAGAGTATTGGACTCCACTCCAGCGTCCTCAGATGTGagaatttgttgcttttctctgttttctgccttGTAAACTTTCatactgttggtcagacaaagaCGTTTGAAGACACCTTCACTTTTTTCGgacatttaaagacaaaataatgaattaagGTGAAtcaaattggaaaaaaaaatcatcagattagtcaacaatgaaaataattgtttgctGCAGCCCTATAACTCTATGGCTGACAGTGTTATGGTATTGGACTGCAATATATTgtactgctgtttgtgtccacctgaagTAGTTGTTTGCTAGCTATATGAGTTCATTAAGTGGTTATTAACTGCATATTTTGTGATGTCATTTACATAGTTAATATTGTGGCTTTCAAAAAGATTGCGATGCCATCAGTTAGTGATATGGAAAATTAATTAATCCTGATGCAACAAAGTAGAATTcctgaaaaaataatttgtatGTGTCACTGAATATCTCACCGGCTTGACCACCAGGTTTTTGATGACATAAATGGGGGTGAGCTCCTCATAAGGAGGCATCTTGCGGCCGGCAGCGTTcacactgttgctgctgttgttcgAGCTTTTGCTGCTTTCCCTGCGCGGTTCactcacactgctgtgctgGTCGTCTAAATCAGTGTGCACAGAGTCAGAGCCGGCCTCTGGGGGAGAGGGAGAACCAAGAGTGAGAGGAGATAAACAGGATCAGTGCAAGATGTGAAAGAAGTACACCTGTGATTTTCTAACCACCTCCCAGGTGAAGGTTCACAGGATCAGACTACCCAGTGTTATATTATATGAGATGCAGAATTGTGAATTAGTgcacagaaatgtacaaatgttgtTTGTCATCCACAGATGTTCAGGAACAAGGGTATAAATTATCTTTTACTGAACAAAACATGACTTGCAATTCTATATGTCATGAAATGTGTCAACACTATACATGTTTCCTCTCCATACGTGCTGTTAAAAATGCTCTCCGCACCAAAATTTCAATTCTGTGTGGATTCATTGTGAGTTCACTGTAGAGCTTTACTGTCTCATGGTAGTCTAAAGGTTGGTTAAGACCACACTGACTCTGAGGAgaacaggaaaatgtgtgaTTAATTAGAAACTCGTAGGATTTACAGATGAAAGACTGACTATCAACAAAGCTCAGAGGACAGGTCTTGTGGCCAGATGGTCACCAGTTCCATCCACAGACCATCTGGATAAATCTAAGTAGGGAGCATAAAAGAGCAACTTTCTCAATGATGGAGGTGTACCATGACAACTGCTCAGCTCAAACACCTTCTGGGTGTGAATGGTTGAGCTGAACTGTCTGAGTGAGAAGCAGGGAGCACATTACCCacttaaataaagataaaaattaAGTAAATGTACACAGCATAATAattataatcataataatataCCCActttataatgataataaggatggaaataaaaataaagacgaTGCATAAAGCcatagaataaaataataacatataggtaaaaatagaggatataggttgaggatgaaaataaaaatatttaatcagGTATCATACACTAAGTCTTTTAAAACCGATGCTGGTTGAAACTGATTGTATGCTCAGCAGCACTGACATCATGAAAGGTAGAAAagcattcatcttttttttttcaagtgaaCTCAGTCAGTATTCATGCAGTCTGTGTCTGTACATCCAGATGGACGTTTGCCAACCTGAGTACCCGGAGTCTTTTTCAGAGTCCTTCTCTGAGTCACAGTGCAGCATGCGGTTGCTCATGTCACCCGCTCCAGATTGCTCCCTGTGGGTGCCACCCTGGGATGCCCGCAGGGTGGCACTGTTACTCTTATCCTTGGCAAACTTTGAGGCGCTGCGGGGGGGCCGCTCCCCAAAATGCCCCTGTTCCTTTGGC
Above is a genomic segment from Chelmon rostratus isolate fCheRos1 chromosome 14, fCheRos1.pri, whole genome shotgun sequence containing:
- the LOC121617468 gene encoding CLOCK-interacting pacemaker-like isoform X2 encodes the protein MPKEQGHFGERPPRSASKFAKDKSNSATLRASQGGTHREQSGAGDMSNRMLHCDSEKDSEKDSGYSEAGSDSVHTDLDDQHSSVSEPRRESSKSSNNSSNSVNAAGRKMPPYEELTPIYVIKNLVVKPSRPEQLLQGPLAWDGGWHSLTNAKAPTQLLLIQQAAMSAPSSSTLSSSSALVAPQGQVKKGGSRSNQNHSSKNHSSKNSYLPILNSYPRIAPHPRKESHEGKAATWLEGVKESGSEGHSQSKRVCIEEEKREAVSTTSHVLKPQQQHQKEGRVHSQHQCKGRGGHSSFPSSSHCLPSSHASSTTHHKSHHCQRSSGSDSVGSPSVSSSQTPSPPSSSDSPSSSSLPSSSPSSSTTHSPYCPAPDSSSTRHRRFLNTAEILNQSGLLAIALRTKELLKQNAATEREIAQLRQHTHLLCQVAQAGQNRCNEGSYGLDKLLQTMTESGSYPSLYLNQLKVLSSSQQQNKTRREEDREKDNNKRTTETHSNPPKVVSLHSIDDGTSPPSPLFAPSPDTEEREQADSPLDLMSTSLSVSLYTSVPEQGRQQAAADKDLSDLNMLPESSTHSNYLL
- the LOC121617468 gene encoding CLOCK-interacting pacemaker-like isoform X1, producing MTSTTSLMKGLTARNLQLFRSGMPKEQGHFGERPPRSASKFAKDKSNSATLRASQGGTHREQSGAGDMSNRMLHCDSEKDSEKDSGYSEAGSDSVHTDLDDQHSSVSEPRRESSKSSNNSSNSVNAAGRKMPPYEELTPIYVIKNLVVKPSRPEQLLQGPLAWDGGWHSLTNAKAPTQLLLIQQAAMSAPSSSTLSSSSALVAPQGQVKKGGSRSNQNHSSKNHSSKNSYLPILNSYPRIAPHPRKESHEGKAATWLEGVKESGSEGHSQSKRVCIEEEKREAVSTTSHVLKPQQQHQKEGRVHSQHQCKGRGGHSSFPSSSHCLPSSHASSTTHHKSHHCQRSSGSDSVGSPSVSSSQTPSPPSSSDSPSSSSLPSSSPSSSTTHSPYCPAPDSSSTRHRRFLNTAEILNQSGLLAIALRTKELLKQNAATEREIAQLRQHTHLLCQVAQAGQNRCNEGSYGLDKLLQTMTESGSYPSLYLNQLKVLSSSQQQNKTRREEDREKDNNKRTTETHSNPPKVVSLHSIDDGTSPPSPLFAPSPDTEEREQADSPLDLMSTSLSVSLYTSVPEQGRQQAAADKDLSDLNMLPESSTHSNYLL